Proteins encoded within one genomic window of Streptomyces sp. NBC_00523:
- a CDS encoding amino acid adenylation domain-containing protein gives MSEPSGHHVRLFPRGLAELRRRTGDRDDRTLTEACAIGLAYWASGRSPEGIDLTPATLFADVLGWADNGGTAPAGWETGTDGFIALPEGVDRDEAQLALDDLAAFPDRPLGTIAPSGPATRIEELARWNDTGADRDRPTIVEMFREQARLRPDAVAIVDEHRSLTYRQTARLSAQLAHHLAGRGLAAEQVVGISLGRSAEMVIGLLGVLQAGCAFVPFDPLWPAARRAVVAEDARIALQLGGSGEQTPGEPEAVRVDLDDWAFAAHPTDPPAVAVAGESLAYVIFTSGSTGRPKGAMIRHEAISERLLWQSREILGFGHDDASLFKAPLSFDISINEIFLPLVTGARLVVLRPGGERDPHHLLDVIAGHRVTFTYLVSSMLDVLLEMTGDSGRLDSLRHVWCGGELLTPELYERFRARLGIPLYHGYGPAETTIGVSHVIYRGEAERLSTSIGKANPNTQLYVLDDELRPVPVGVGGELYAGGLLLGRGYVNAPGLTASRFVANPFARDGSRLYRTGDLARFMPDGSLDFLGRADNQIKIRGMRLEIEDVEAGLAEHPRVRHTCVVARKNTAGGTYLVAYVIPAAGHEELTPEDVRAWAEAHLVEYMVPARTVVLDAFPLTANGKTDRAALPEPVLTSGPVTAPATDEERAVCAAVAEVLRLDAVGTDQDFFRLGGDSILAISLLSALRKTGLHVTARQIFTHSVIGELAAVASREDVSTARDDDEPTGPVAGTPIVRWLGETTDAIDGFVQSVVVNTPADLTAGALDDLLTALVRRHDMLRARLVRGERWSFDIPGADDAVAAWEESGEPLDACVARATAGLDPDNGVMLRAVWRSEARQLVLVAHHVVVDGVSWRVLTEDLATAWEQSVAGAPVALPREGTSFRRWAGLLGHAAFDADRDHYARPLPGPDAPLGRRPLTENDTVARERVRTFTLGPATTSALLGEIPARFHAGVNDVLLTGLAVALARWRRDLGQDQTFAHIELEGHGREGQAVAGTAGFEPDLSRTVGWFTTLFPVTVDPGPAADLAAALKAVKEDLALVPHNGLSYGALRHLHGALEAPPAPQVLFNYLGRFDAGTGGDWQLAGTTGRLGEKRDPRMRLPRALEFNAIAEPDASGAYGLATTVSWPEGMFTDQDIDTLGGYFQDALTALAALDGGGHSPSDFAPVPLTQADVDALDGPALRDILPLTPLQEGLYFHSVYDDESAGSYVEQQLLTLDGEVDPGRLAAAATRLLTLYPNLAARFTALADGRVVSVLESGTEAPFTVLDRPGITDDEIRDLAERDRRAGFDLASGPLMRYTLVRGGPGRTVLVQTVHHIVADGWSVPPMLRALLAEYHRPGAAYRAGGFADYVRLLAARDDEESDRVWGEQLAGLPGPSLVAEGHTPSDTFADTAVEPAHDIDTATREAGVPLSVAVHSAWAVTLGGLLHREDVVFGSTVSGRDADVPGIADMVGLLINTIPVRARWTASTTAGDLLTSVRDHQSAVLAHQHVSLARIGRLEGAAARFDTLVVFDVATDVTALRSPGDELVVSGIVNEGAPHYPLTLVVERAPDGRPRFNLIYDGALLREPGARRILDTFTRTLTGLLTRPGARVREPAAEDTARLAPGTAPTTLDALFDTAARRDPAATAVTRCGLDGTTTSLTYGELAAAKDRLAATLRAAGVRPGLRVAVAVPRSLEQVTALIAIVSAGGAYVPLDQAYPDERLEYILGDAAPQAVLVGPDERERFTRLLERAGVPARVLVLDEEPAGTGEAPAAPTGPAPHDPAYVIYTSGSTGRPKGVVVPHRSVAALLANTRADMDFGPDDVWVQFHSYSFDFAVWELWGALAHGGELLVPDYGLTRSPVDFHRLVRERGVTVLNQTPSAFYQFIEADRHAGERATALRRIIFGGEALDPVRLRGWVERYGTGSPELVNMYGITETTVHVTHRVLTDEDFGADVSPIGGPVPGLTTYLLDDRLRPVPPGRVGAIYVAGDQVSLGYLGRPGLTAGRFVANPFADDGSRMYHTGDLARRTLDGELEFAGRADDQVQLKGFRIELGEVEAAVRELDGVVDVAVTPSADGDQLVAHVVGRVPGDLGVLLAAKLPVHMVPGRVLTADALPLTVNGKLDRKALTARAATQPATAPAPVDGSALPALTAIFAEVLPGAAVDEDTDFFMAGGDSIVAITVINRARARGLAIAPRDVFLCKTPRALAEELRSRAPQTAAPEHRRRDDGPFAPTPVMLRRRELDGPLDGFAQARTMVTPEGITPADIERAANAVVAAHPALRMSLDTRHGVWTPRTEPAREVSLVHADFGDPALAANAAAAHLNPENGEVVAFTWLAATRTLVVTAHHLAVDTVSWLIVLDDLATALRGEALPPATTSYAEYADALTARAAHTTEDLGDWITVLDAPAALPADGELRETTVVLGPEVSDRVTRTAPAALGIGLTELLCGALRTALTRVQPEPTDLAVDLERHGRVPALDGHDYTRTVGWFTSIAPVRLTPHTDPVAAAREVVARQPDEHGHVAYGRLRYLNPQTAPLLTARPQVLFNYLGRGGESDVPRITGGEGDSPYAIEVNAWTDAATGSLHAEFLLAEGVPDALTGHWRAALERLADTAATAERTAPVTPLQRGLYFQAELTGATGHYVAQSHFTFDRRLDTGALADAMAYVIARHPVVGAGFTTDEDGNPVQILRAGTRVGVRTVEVASEAESDALRARDRDTGFDPGEPPLIRLTVHRLPDGRDGLLLSYHLLLWDGWSREILLRDLFDAYAALVAGEPLTDATPRTPGFEDHARELAAKDPAVAERFWAEHLTGLTGPTLLAGAQPPRTDELPRALLHTLSAELSELLRGAAKAHGVTLNTVLTGAFGLLLGAHTGRGDAVFGVTVSGREGEGLGDIVGVLLNTVPMWTRARPGDTVREYLARVQAARVEAMEHEHLGLGEIQRASGHDTLFDNLFVLQNFLDPDALAGINARHGITSVRADDSTHYPYTWVVTPGDRLTVKLEHRDDDPAAARRLLDGYVRLLEDLARATGPVGALPGPGAAPGPAVRTDFGTDTVVDRFDRAADRHPDRVALVADGAAMTFGQLRDRSREVAGVLAGRGIGPERAVGIAVPRSLDSIVALFAVLRTGAAYVPLELDHPDERIAAIVADARPDVTLTVSTVAPRLTGELIELDRPLPAAEPYTTFAPGDPDRLRHPAYTIYTSGSTGRPKGVVTEYAGLTNMLVNHQRRIFEPVLAEHGHRTFRIAHTVSFAFDMSWEELLWLADGHEVHICDEELRRDAPRLVAYCLDHGIDVINVTPTYARQLVAEGLLDHPGRRPALVLLGGEAVTPGLWQRLADTEGTVGYNLYGPTEYTINTLGVGTFECQDPVVGVAIDNTEVYVLDPWLRPLPDGVPGELYVSGAGIARGYLGQPAQTSHRFVACPFGAPGERMYRTGDLVVRRPDGNLAYLGRTDQQVKIRGHRVEPGEVEAAFAAHPAVRFAAAVAQPDPQVDGAHRLAAYLVLDHGDLAAVAAEVGAALPDFLRPSHYAEVDSIPLTVNGKADTKSLPEPKPLGVLAGAGERAPETDTEITVCEFFAEALDLDDDEVSAVSDFVSLGGHSMLAVRLTGLLRREYGPVITIRDLFTLRTPEAIAGHLDEHS, from the coding sequence ATGTCGGAACCGAGCGGTCACCACGTACGGCTTTTTCCCCGGGGACTGGCGGAGTTGCGCCGCCGGACCGGCGACCGCGACGACCGGACCCTGACCGAAGCCTGCGCCATCGGCCTGGCGTACTGGGCGAGTGGCCGGAGCCCGGAGGGCATCGACCTGACGCCCGCCACCCTCTTCGCCGACGTGCTCGGCTGGGCCGACAACGGCGGTACGGCTCCCGCCGGCTGGGAGACCGGCACGGACGGCTTCATCGCCCTTCCCGAGGGCGTGGACCGGGACGAAGCGCAGCTCGCCCTGGACGACCTCGCCGCCTTCCCCGACCGGCCGCTCGGCACCATCGCCCCCTCCGGGCCCGCCACGCGCATCGAGGAACTGGCCCGCTGGAACGACACCGGCGCGGACCGGGACCGCCCCACGATCGTGGAGATGTTCCGCGAGCAGGCACGCCTGCGGCCGGACGCCGTCGCGATCGTGGACGAGCACCGCTCCCTGACGTACCGCCAGACGGCGCGGCTCAGCGCCCAGCTGGCCCACCACCTCGCCGGGCGCGGCCTCGCCGCCGAGCAGGTCGTCGGGATATCCCTCGGCCGCTCCGCCGAGATGGTCATCGGCCTGCTCGGGGTCCTCCAGGCCGGGTGCGCGTTCGTTCCGTTCGACCCGCTGTGGCCCGCCGCCCGGCGTGCCGTCGTCGCCGAGGACGCCCGGATCGCGCTCCAGCTGGGCGGCTCGGGGGAGCAGACCCCGGGCGAACCGGAGGCGGTGCGCGTCGACCTCGACGACTGGGCGTTCGCCGCCCACCCCACCGACCCGCCCGCCGTGGCGGTCGCGGGGGAGTCCCTCGCCTATGTGATCTTCACCTCCGGCTCGACCGGCCGCCCGAAGGGCGCGATGATCCGCCACGAGGCCATCAGCGAACGCCTGTTGTGGCAGTCCCGCGAGATCCTGGGCTTCGGCCACGACGACGCCTCGCTGTTCAAGGCGCCGCTCTCCTTCGACATCTCGATCAACGAGATCTTCCTGCCGCTGGTCACCGGCGCCCGGCTGGTGGTCCTCCGTCCGGGCGGCGAACGCGACCCGCACCACCTACTGGACGTCATCGCCGGGCACCGGGTCACCTTCACCTACCTGGTCTCCTCCATGCTCGACGTACTGCTGGAGATGACCGGCGACTCCGGCCGGCTCGACAGCCTGCGCCATGTGTGGTGCGGCGGCGAGCTGCTGACCCCCGAGCTGTACGAGCGGTTCCGCGCCCGCCTCGGCATCCCCCTGTACCACGGCTACGGCCCCGCCGAGACGACGATCGGCGTCTCGCACGTCATCTACCGGGGCGAGGCCGAGCGCCTGTCCACCTCCATCGGCAAGGCCAACCCCAACACCCAGCTCTACGTGCTGGACGACGAGCTGCGCCCGGTCCCCGTCGGCGTCGGCGGCGAACTCTACGCGGGCGGGCTCCTGCTCGGCCGGGGCTACGTCAACGCGCCGGGGCTGACCGCGTCCCGCTTCGTGGCCAACCCCTTCGCGCGGGACGGCTCCCGGCTCTACCGCACCGGTGACCTCGCCCGGTTCATGCCGGACGGCTCGCTGGACTTCCTGGGCCGCGCCGACAACCAGATCAAGATCCGCGGCATGCGGCTGGAGATCGAGGACGTGGAGGCCGGCCTCGCCGAGCACCCCCGCGTCCGGCACACCTGTGTCGTCGCCCGGAAGAACACCGCGGGCGGCACCTACCTCGTGGCGTACGTGATCCCCGCCGCCGGACACGAGGAGCTGACCCCGGAGGACGTCCGGGCCTGGGCCGAGGCGCACCTGGTGGAGTACATGGTGCCCGCCCGCACCGTCGTGCTCGACGCCTTCCCGCTCACCGCCAACGGCAAGACCGACCGGGCCGCCCTGCCCGAACCGGTGCTGACGAGCGGCCCGGTGACCGCGCCCGCCACCGACGAGGAGCGCGCCGTGTGCGCGGCGGTGGCGGAGGTGCTGCGGCTGGACGCGGTCGGCACCGACCAGGACTTCTTCCGCCTCGGCGGCGACAGCATCCTGGCGATCTCCCTGCTGAGCGCGCTGCGCAAGACCGGTCTCCATGTCACCGCACGCCAGATCTTCACCCACAGCGTCATCGGCGAACTCGCCGCGGTGGCGAGCCGCGAGGACGTCTCCACGGCCCGGGACGACGACGAGCCGACCGGTCCCGTCGCCGGCACGCCCATCGTGCGGTGGCTCGGCGAGACCACCGACGCGATCGACGGATTCGTGCAGTCCGTGGTGGTGAACACCCCTGCGGACCTGACCGCCGGAGCGCTGGACGACCTCCTCACCGCCCTCGTCCGCCGCCACGACATGCTGCGCGCCCGGCTGGTGCGCGGCGAGCGGTGGAGCTTCGACATACCCGGGGCGGACGACGCCGTCGCCGCCTGGGAGGAGAGCGGCGAACCGCTCGACGCCTGCGTCGCCCGCGCCACCGCCGGACTCGACCCGGACAACGGCGTCATGCTGCGCGCCGTCTGGCGCAGCGAGGCCCGCCAACTCGTCCTCGTCGCCCATCACGTGGTGGTCGACGGCGTCTCCTGGCGCGTCCTGACCGAGGACCTGGCCACCGCCTGGGAGCAGTCCGTCGCGGGCGCCCCAGTCGCACTGCCCCGCGAGGGCACCTCGTTCCGCCGCTGGGCCGGACTCCTCGGCCACGCCGCCTTCGACGCCGACCGGGACCACTACGCGCGCCCCCTCCCGGGCCCGGACGCGCCGCTGGGCCGCCGCCCCCTCACCGAGAACGACACGGTCGCCCGGGAGCGCGTGCGGACCTTCACGCTCGGCCCCGCCACCACCTCCGCCCTGCTGGGCGAGATCCCCGCCAGGTTCCACGCGGGCGTCAACGACGTCCTGCTCACCGGGCTCGCCGTCGCCCTCGCCCGGTGGCGGCGCGACCTCGGCCAGGACCAGACCTTCGCGCACATCGAACTCGAAGGCCACGGCCGCGAGGGCCAGGCGGTCGCGGGCACCGCCGGATTCGAGCCCGACCTGTCGCGGACCGTGGGCTGGTTCACCACCCTCTTCCCCGTGACCGTGGACCCCGGCCCGGCGGCCGACCTCGCCGCCGCCCTCAAGGCGGTGAAGGAAGACCTCGCCCTCGTACCGCACAACGGCCTGTCCTACGGCGCCCTGCGCCACCTGCACGGCGCCCTCGAAGCACCGCCCGCGCCCCAGGTGCTCTTCAACTACCTCGGCCGGTTCGACGCGGGCACCGGCGGGGACTGGCAGCTCGCAGGGACCACCGGCCGGCTGGGCGAGAAGCGCGACCCGCGGATGCGGCTGCCGCGCGCCCTGGAGTTCAACGCCATCGCCGAACCCGACGCGAGCGGCGCCTACGGCCTCGCCACCACCGTCTCCTGGCCCGAGGGCATGTTCACCGACCAGGACATCGACACCCTCGGCGGGTACTTCCAGGACGCCCTGACCGCCCTGGCCGCCCTCGACGGCGGCGGCCACTCGCCCAGCGACTTCGCGCCCGTCCCGCTCACCCAGGCCGACGTGGACGCGCTCGACGGACCCGCCCTGCGCGACATCCTGCCGCTGACCCCGCTCCAGGAGGGCCTGTACTTCCACTCGGTCTACGACGACGAGTCGGCGGGCAGCTACGTCGAACAGCAACTCCTCACCCTGGACGGCGAGGTGGACCCCGGACGCCTCGCGGCGGCCGCCACCCGGCTGCTCACCCTGTACCCGAACCTGGCCGCGCGCTTCACGGCCCTTGCCGACGGCCGGGTCGTCTCCGTCCTGGAGAGCGGCACCGAGGCCCCCTTCACCGTCCTGGACCGCCCCGGCATCACCGACGACGAGATCCGCGACCTCGCCGAGCGGGACCGCCGCGCCGGGTTCGACCTGGCCTCCGGACCCCTGATGCGGTACACACTCGTGCGGGGCGGCCCCGGACGTACCGTGCTCGTGCAGACCGTGCACCACATCGTCGCCGACGGCTGGTCCGTGCCGCCGATGCTCCGCGCGCTGCTCGCCGAGTACCACCGGCCCGGCGCGGCCTACCGGGCGGGCGGCTTCGCCGACTACGTACGCCTGCTCGCCGCCCGCGACGACGAGGAGAGCGACCGGGTCTGGGGCGAGCAGCTGGCCGGACTGCCCGGCCCCTCCCTCGTCGCCGAGGGACACACCCCGTCCGACACGTTCGCCGACACGGCCGTGGAGCCCGCCCACGACATCGACACCGCCACCCGCGAGGCCGGGGTGCCGCTGAGCGTGGCCGTGCACAGCGCCTGGGCGGTGACGCTGGGCGGTCTGCTGCACCGGGAGGACGTGGTGTTCGGCTCCACCGTCTCGGGCCGCGACGCCGATGTGCCCGGCATCGCGGACATGGTGGGTCTCCTCATCAACACCATTCCGGTACGCGCCCGTTGGACCGCGTCCACCACCGCGGGGGACCTGCTCACCTCCGTACGCGATCACCAGAGCGCGGTCCTGGCGCACCAGCACGTCTCCCTGGCGCGGATCGGCCGCCTCGAGGGCGCCGCCGCCCGCTTCGACACCCTGGTGGTGTTCGACGTCGCCACCGATGTGACCGCGCTGCGCAGCCCCGGTGACGAGCTGGTCGTCTCCGGCATCGTGAACGAGGGCGCCCCGCACTACCCGCTGACCCTGGTGGTCGAGCGCGCCCCCGACGGCCGCCCCCGCTTCAACCTGATCTACGACGGCGCCCTCCTGCGGGAACCGGGTGCCCGGCGCATCCTGGACACCTTCACCCGCACCCTCACCGGCCTCCTCACCCGGCCCGGCGCCCGGGTCCGGGAGCCGGCGGCCGAGGACACCGCGCGCCTCGCCCCCGGCACCGCCCCGACCACGCTGGACGCCCTGTTCGACACCGCCGCCCGGCGCGACCCGGCCGCCACCGCCGTCACCCGGTGCGGCCTCGACGGCACCACCACCTCCCTGACGTACGGCGAACTCGCCGCCGCCAAGGACCGGCTGGCCGCGACCCTGCGCGCCGCCGGGGTCCGGCCGGGCCTGCGCGTCGCCGTCGCCGTACCGCGCTCCCTGGAACAGGTCACCGCGCTCATCGCCATCGTCTCGGCGGGCGGCGCCTACGTCCCGCTCGACCAGGCGTACCCCGACGAGCGGCTGGAGTACATCCTCGGCGACGCCGCCCCGCAGGCCGTCCTGGTCGGCCCGGACGAGCGCGAGCGCTTCACCCGGCTCCTTGAGCGGGCGGGCGTCCCGGCCCGGGTGCTCGTCCTCGACGAGGAACCGGCCGGGACCGGCGAGGCACCGGCGGCCCCGACGGGCCCCGCCCCGCACGACCCGGCGTACGTCATCTACACCTCGGGTTCGACCGGCCGCCCCAAGGGCGTCGTCGTCCCGCACCGCAGCGTGGCCGCGCTGCTCGCGAACACCCGCGCCGACATGGACTTCGGGCCCGACGACGTGTGGGTGCAGTTCCACTCGTACTCCTTCGACTTCGCCGTCTGGGAGCTGTGGGGCGCGCTGGCGCACGGCGGGGAGCTCCTGGTCCCGGACTACGGGCTGACCCGCTCCCCGGTCGACTTCCACCGCCTGGTGCGCGAGCGCGGGGTCACCGTCCTCAACCAGACCCCGTCCGCCTTCTACCAGTTCATCGAGGCCGACCGGCACGCCGGGGAACGGGCCACCGCGCTGCGCCGGATCATCTTCGGCGGCGAGGCGCTGGACCCGGTCCGGCTGCGCGGCTGGGTCGAGCGGTACGGCACCGGGTCGCCCGAGCTGGTCAACATGTACGGCATCACCGAGACCACCGTCCACGTCACCCACCGGGTCCTCACCGACGAGGACTTCGGCGCCGACGTCAGCCCGATCGGCGGCCCGGTCCCCGGCCTGACGACTTATCTGCTGGACGACCGGCTCCGCCCGGTCCCGCCCGGCCGGGTCGGCGCGATCTACGTGGCGGGCGACCAGGTCTCCCTCGGTTACCTGGGCCGCCCGGGCCTCACCGCCGGGCGCTTCGTCGCCAACCCCTTCGCGGACGACGGCTCCCGGATGTACCACACGGGCGACCTGGCCCGACGCACGCTCGACGGCGAGCTGGAGTTCGCCGGGCGCGCCGACGACCAGGTGCAGCTCAAGGGCTTCCGGATCGAGCTCGGCGAGGTCGAGGCGGCGGTCCGCGAACTGGACGGCGTGGTCGACGTGGCCGTCACCCCGTCGGCCGACGGCGACCAGCTCGTCGCGCACGTCGTGGGCCGGGTCCCCGGCGACCTCGGCGTCCTGCTCGCCGCGAAGCTGCCCGTGCACATGGTGCCCGGCCGGGTGCTGACGGCCGACGCGCTGCCGCTCACGGTCAACGGCAAGCTCGACCGCAAGGCGCTGACCGCCCGGGCCGCCACACAGCCGGCCACCGCCCCCGCCCCGGTGGACGGCTCCGCGCTCCCCGCGCTGACCGCGATCTTCGCGGAGGTACTGCCCGGTGCGGCCGTCGACGAGGACACCGACTTCTTCATGGCGGGCGGCGACAGCATCGTCGCGATCACCGTCATCAACCGGGCCCGGGCACGCGGTCTGGCCATCGCGCCCCGGGACGTGTTCCTCTGCAAGACCCCGCGCGCCCTCGCCGAGGAGCTCCGCTCGCGCGCCCCGCAGACCGCCGCGCCCGAGCACAGGCGCCGCGACGACGGGCCCTTCGCCCCGACGCCGGTCATGCTGCGCAGGCGCGAACTCGACGGCCCGCTCGACGGGTTCGCCCAGGCCCGGACGATGGTCACGCCCGAGGGGATCACGCCCGCCGACATCGAGCGCGCCGCGAACGCCGTCGTGGCCGCCCACCCGGCCCTGCGGATGAGCCTGGACACCCGGCACGGCGTGTGGACGCCGCGCACCGAGCCCGCCCGCGAGGTCTCCCTCGTCCACGCGGACTTCGGTGACCCGGCGCTCGCCGCCAACGCGGCCGCCGCACACCTGAACCCGGAGAACGGCGAGGTCGTCGCGTTCACCTGGCTGGCCGCCACCCGGACCCTGGTCGTCACCGCGCACCACCTCGCCGTCGACACGGTGTCCTGGCTGATCGTCCTGGACGACCTGGCCACCGCCCTGCGCGGCGAGGCCCTGCCGCCCGCGACCACCTCCTACGCCGAGTATGCCGACGCGCTCACCGCCCGGGCCGCGCACACCACCGAGGACCTGGGCGACTGGATCACGGTGCTCGACGCCCCCGCCGCGCTGCCCGCCGACGGGGAGCTGCGCGAGACGACCGTGGTCCTCGGCCCCGAGGTGAGCGACCGGGTCACGCGGACCGCGCCCGCCGCCCTGGGCATCGGCCTCACCGAACTGCTCTGCGGCGCCCTGCGCACCGCCCTGACCCGCGTCCAGCCAGAGCCCACCGACCTCGCGGTCGACCTGGAACGCCACGGCCGGGTCCCCGCCCTGGACGGCCACGACTACACCCGTACCGTCGGCTGGTTCACCTCCATCGCACCGGTACGCCTCACCCCGCACACCGACCCCGTCGCCGCCGCCCGGGAAGTCGTGGCGCGCCAGCCCGACGAGCACGGGCACGTCGCCTACGGCCGGCTCCGGTACCTCAACCCGCAGACCGCACCCCTGCTCACCGCCCGTCCGCAGGTGCTCTTCAACTACCTCGGCCGGGGCGGCGAGTCCGACGTCCCGCGCATCACCGGCGGCGAGGGCGACAGCCCGTACGCCATCGAGGTGAACGCCTGGACCGACGCGGCCACCGGCAGCCTGCACGCCGAGTTCCTGCTCGCCGAAGGCGTCCCCGACGCGCTCACCGGCCACTGGCGCGCGGCGCTGGAACGCCTCGCAGACACCGCCGCGACCGCCGAGCGCACCGCACCGGTCACCCCGCTCCAGCGCGGCCTGTACTTCCAGGCCGAGCTGACCGGCGCGACCGGGCACTACGTCGCCCAGAGCCACTTCACCTTCGACCGGCGCCTCGACACCGGCGCCCTGGCCGACGCGATGGCGTACGTCATCGCCCGGCACCCCGTCGTCGGCGCCGGGTTCACCACCGACGAGGACGGCAACCCGGTCCAGATCCTCCGGGCCGGGACCCGCGTCGGCGTCCGCACGGTCGAGGTCGCGTCCGAGGCGGAGTCCGACGCCCTGCGCGCCCGGGACCGCGACACCGGGTTCGACCCCGGGGAGCCGCCGCTGATCCGGCTGACCGTGCACCGCCTGCCCGACGGCCGCGACGGGCTGCTGCTCAGCTACCACCTGCTGCTGTGGGACGGCTGGTCCCGGGAGATCCTGCTGCGGGACCTCTTCGACGCCTATGCGGCCCTCGTCGCGGGCGAACCCCTCACCGACGCCACGCCCCGGACACCCGGCTTCGAGGACCACGCCCGCGAGCTCGCCGCCAAGGACCCCGCCGTGGCGGAGCGGTTCTGGGCGGAGCACCTGACCGGGCTCACCGGCCCGACGCTGCTCGCCGGGGCGCAGCCGCCCCGCACGGACGAGCTGCCGCGGGCGCTCCTGCACACCCTGTCCGCCGAACTGTCCGAGCTGCTGCGCGGCGCGGCCAAGGCGCACGGGGTCACCCTCAACACCGTGCTCACCGGCGCCTTCGGCCTGCTGCTGGGCGCGCACACCGGGCGCGGCGACGCGGTGTTCGGCGTGACCGTCTCCGGGCGCGAGGGCGAGGGCCTGGGCGACATCGTGGGCGTCCTGCTCAACACCGTGCCCATGTGGACCCGGGCCCGGCCCGGCGACACCGTCCGGGAGTACCTGGCGCGCGTGCAGGCGGCCCGGGTCGAGGCCATGGAGCACGAGCACCTGGGACTCGGCGAGATCCAGCGTGCCAGCGGCCACGACACCCTCTTCGACAACCTCTTCGTCCTCCAGAACTTCCTGGACCCGGACGCCCTCGCCGGGATCAACGCCCGCCACGGCATCACCTCGGTGCGGGCCGACGACTCCACGCACTACCCGTACACCTGGGTCGTCACCCCCGGCGACCGGCTCACCGTCAAGCTGGAGCACCGCGACGACGACCCCGCCGCCGCCCGCCGCCTCCTGGACGGCTACGTGCGGCTCCTTGAGGACCTGGCCCGGGCCACCGGCCCGGTCGGCGCCCTCCCGGGACCGGGAGCCGCACCCGGACCGGCCGTGCGCACGGACTTCGGCACGGACACCGTCGTGGACCGATTCGACCGGGCGGCCGACCGCCACCCGGACCGCGTCGCCCTCGTCGCCGACGGGGCGGCCATGACCTTCGGGCAGCTCCGGGACCGCAGCCGTGAGGTGGCCGGGGTGCTCGCCGGACGGGGCATCGGACCGGAGAGGGCGGTGGGCATCGCCGTACCGCGCTCCCTCGACTCGATCGTGGCGCTGTTCGCCGTGCTGCGCACCGGTGCCGCGTACGTCCCGCTGGAACTGGACCACCCCGACGAGCGGATCGCGGCGATCGTCGCGGACGCCCGGCCCGATGTGACCCTCACCGTGAGCACCGTCGCACCCCGGCTCACCGGCGAACTGATCGAGCTGGACCGTCCGTTGCCCGCCGCCGAGCCGTACACCACCTTCGCGCCCGGCGACCCGGACCGGCTGCGGCACCCTGCGTACACGATCTACACCTCCGGCTCCACCGGCCGGCCCAAGGGGGTGGTCACCGAGTACGCCGGACTCACCAACATGCTCGTCAACCACCAGCGCCGGATCTTCGAACCGGTCCTGGCCGAGCACGGCCACCGCACCTTCCGGATCGCCCACACCGTGTCGTTCGCCTTCGACATGTCGTGGGAGGAACTGCTCTGGCTCGCGGACGGGCACGAGGTGCACATCTGCGACGAGGAGCTGCGCCGCGACGCGCCCCGGCTCGTCGCGTACTGCCTGGACCACGGCATCGACGTCATCAACGTGACCCCGACCTACGCGCGGCAACTGGTCGCCGAGGGCCTGCTCGACCACCCCGGGCGGCGGCCCGCGCTGGTGCTGCTCGGCGGCGAGGCCGTCACCCCGGGCCTCTGGCAGCGGCTCGCGGACACGGAGGGCACGGTCGGCTACAACCTCTACGGGCCCACCGAGTACACCATCAACACCCTCGGCGTCGGCACCTTCGAGTGCCAGGACCCGGTGGTCGGTGTGGCCATCGACAACACCGAGGTGTACGTCCTGGACCCGTGGCTGCGACCGCTGCCCGACGGCGTGCCGGGCGAGCTGTACGTCTCCGGCGCCGGCATCGCGCGCGGCTACCTCGGGCAGCCCGCCCAGACCTCCCACCGCTTCGTCGCCTGCCCGTTCGGGGCCCCCGGCGAGCGCATGTACCGCACCGGGGACCTGGTCGTCCGGCGGCCCGACGGCAACCTCGCCTACCTCGGCCGCACCGACCAGCAGGTCAAGATCCGCGGCCACCGCGTCGAACCCGGCGAGGTGGAGGCCGCGTTCGCCGCGCACCCGGCGGTCCGGTTCGCCGCGGCCGTCGCCCAGCCGGACCCCCAGGTGGACGGGGCCCACCGGCTCGCCGCCTACCTCGTCCTCGACCACGGCGACCTCGCCGCCGTCGCCGCCGAAGTGGGCGCCGCGCTGCCGGACTTCCTGCGCCCGTCCCACTACGCCGAGGTGGACAGCATCCCGCTCACCGTGAACGGCAAGGCCGACACCAAGTCGCTCCCCGAACCCAAGCCGCTCGGCGTCCTGGCCGGGGCGGGGGAGCGCGCCCCGGAGACCGACACCGAGATCACGGTGTGCGAGTTCTTCGCCGAAGCACTCGACCTGGACGACGACGAGGTGAGCGCGGTCAGCGACTTCGTCTCCCTCGGCGGACACTCCATGCTGGCGGTCCGGCTGACCGGGCTGCTCCGGCGGGAGTACGGTCCAGTGATCACCATCCGCGACCTGTTCACCCTGCGAACCCCCGAAGCGATTGCCGGCCACCTCGATGAACACTCCTGA